A window of Variovorax sp. PBL-E5 contains these coding sequences:
- a CDS encoding CMD domain protein encodes MTTKLSACAHAKTEVFVAGLHGQAEFAAFYARGLARANGPTRLLEAVAAEAAQAAAHGPYGRFPVGPLSIEDAPGPVHAIGDAHRAVLGARLSAALVHAHLLVLHPRDAKAADLQALLDAGWSTTDIVTLSQLVAFLSFQIRVVAGLRALAARPASSVTA; translated from the coding sequence TTGACCACGAAGCTTTCGGCATGTGCTCATGCGAAAACCGAAGTCTTCGTGGCCGGCCTGCACGGGCAGGCCGAGTTCGCTGCCTTCTACGCCCGCGGCCTGGCGCGCGCGAACGGCCCGACCCGCCTGCTCGAAGCAGTCGCTGCCGAAGCCGCGCAAGCCGCTGCACACGGTCCGTACGGCCGCTTTCCCGTGGGCCCGTTGAGCATCGAGGACGCGCCCGGACCTGTTCATGCGATTGGCGACGCGCACCGTGCCGTGCTCGGTGCGCGGCTGTCGGCCGCGCTGGTGCATGCCCACCTGCTGGTGCTGCATCCGCGCGACGCGAAGGCCGCGGACCTGCAGGCGCTGCTTGATGCGGGCTGGTCCACCACCGACATCGTCACGCTGTCGCAGCTGGTGGCCTTCCTGTCCTTCCAGATCCGCGTGGTCGCCGGCCTGCGTGCGCTCGCGGCCCGCCCTGCATCTTCCGTCACTGCCTGA
- a CDS encoding ketopantoate reductase family protein, with the protein MKILVAGAGALGGYFGGRLLQAGQDVTFLARPSRAAQLAASGLVIHSPWGDAHLASAPTVLAHQFKAPADLVIVACKAYDLEGTIAAFAPAVGPETTILPLQNGLRHIDRLTERFGFRKVLGGLGAISAALDESGAVLHLGREHTLAFGELDGVHSPRVDAIAAAFASARFDSQPSDRIMQALWEKWVHVATLAGATSLMRASVGDIVRAGAQGVALELLNECSRIAAHNGFAPSPEALGRTRAAVTAPGSSLTASLLTDIERGAPTEGDHILGDLLRRGRWSTADTVLLPLAYAQLRSYEARRTRDTANAEPAQRLAA; encoded by the coding sequence ATGAAAATTCTCGTGGCGGGCGCTGGCGCCCTGGGCGGCTACTTCGGCGGCAGGCTGCTGCAGGCCGGGCAGGACGTGACCTTCCTGGCGCGCCCCTCGCGCGCGGCCCAACTGGCGGCGAGCGGCCTGGTCATCCACAGCCCGTGGGGCGATGCGCATCTGGCGTCGGCGCCGACCGTGCTCGCGCATCAGTTCAAAGCGCCCGCCGACCTCGTCATCGTGGCCTGCAAGGCCTACGACCTCGAAGGAACGATCGCTGCATTCGCCCCCGCGGTCGGTCCCGAGACCACGATCCTGCCGCTGCAGAACGGACTGCGCCATATCGACCGGCTGACGGAGCGCTTCGGCTTTCGCAAGGTGCTCGGCGGACTCGGCGCGATCTCCGCTGCGCTCGATGAGAGCGGCGCCGTGCTGCACCTCGGCCGCGAGCACACGCTGGCCTTCGGTGAACTCGATGGCGTGCACAGCCCGCGGGTCGATGCGATCGCCGCCGCGTTCGCATCGGCCCGCTTCGACAGCCAGCCGAGCGACCGGATCATGCAGGCCCTGTGGGAGAAGTGGGTGCACGTCGCGACGCTGGCCGGCGCCACCAGCCTGATGCGCGCGAGCGTGGGCGACATCGTCCGCGCCGGGGCGCAGGGCGTGGCCCTCGAGCTGCTCAACGAGTGCAGCCGCATCGCCGCGCACAACGGCTTCGCGCCAAGTCCCGAAGCGCTGGGCCGAACCCGCGCGGCCGTGACAGCGCCGGGTTCGTCCCTCACCGCCTCCCTGCTGACGGACATCGAGCGCGGCGCACCGACCGAAGGCGATCACATCCTCGGCGACTTGCTGCGCCGCGGACGCTGGTCGACCGCCGACACGGTGCTGCTGCCCCTGGCCTATGCCCAGCTGCGCAGCTACGAAGCCAGACGCACACGCGACACCGCAAACGCCGAACCGGCGCAACGGCTCGCCGCCTGA
- a CDS encoding family 2A encapsulin nanocompartment cargo protein cysteine desulfurase: protein MASQLFAALPGQALPPGVQAPSQLAPPGSPLVSPAGFGPSVPGTPIPQGQVPGANLIPASPTQVLSIGNRAPSLLPHAVAGNGVPDSLQSALPAHEPRLGDAVLGVHDGFASYPFAQPEGGDVRRLLTKPPEQAPDLAPSTEPQYYFVDSVRLTSGYVTPAKPSPHGDVPVATAGQRQPFDVHAVRRDFPILQERVNGRSLVWFDNAATTHKPQPVIDRVSYFYEHENSNIHRAAHELAARATDAYEGARERVRLFLNAPDVNEVIFVRGTTEAINLVAKSWGGQHVGEGDEIIVSHLEHHANIVPWQQLASARGATLRVIPVDDSGQVLLDEYRKLLNDRTKIVAVTQVSNALGTVVPVKEIVALAHRAGARALVDGAQSVSHMRVDVQDIGADFFVFSGHKVFGPTGIGVVWGKREVLEDMPPWQGGGNMIADVTFEKTVFQPIPNKFEAGTGNIADAVGLGAAIDYVNQIGIETIARYEHELLVYGMQQLGAVQGVRLIGTAADKASVMSFVLDGYSTEEVGHALNDEGIAVRTGHHCAQPILRRFGVETTVRPSLAFYNTFDEIDRLVAVVRRLAGQRRAG, encoded by the coding sequence ATGGCGAGCCAGCTTTTCGCCGCGCTGCCGGGCCAGGCCCTGCCGCCCGGCGTGCAGGCGCCTTCGCAGTTGGCGCCGCCCGGCTCGCCGCTGGTGAGCCCGGCCGGCTTCGGCCCCAGCGTGCCGGGCACGCCGATCCCGCAAGGACAGGTGCCGGGCGCCAATCTCATTCCCGCGTCGCCGACCCAGGTGCTGTCGATCGGCAACCGGGCCCCATCCCTGCTGCCGCATGCGGTGGCAGGCAATGGCGTGCCTGACTCGCTGCAGAGCGCCTTGCCTGCGCACGAGCCGCGGCTCGGTGACGCGGTGCTCGGCGTGCACGACGGGTTTGCGAGCTATCCCTTCGCGCAGCCCGAAGGCGGCGATGTCCGGCGCCTGCTGACGAAGCCGCCCGAACAGGCCCCGGACCTTGCGCCTTCGACCGAGCCGCAGTACTACTTCGTCGACTCGGTGCGATTGACCAGCGGCTACGTCACGCCCGCCAAGCCATCACCGCATGGCGACGTGCCGGTGGCCACCGCAGGCCAGCGGCAGCCCTTCGACGTGCATGCCGTGCGGCGCGATTTCCCGATCCTGCAGGAGCGTGTGAACGGTCGGTCGCTGGTCTGGTTCGACAACGCCGCCACCACCCACAAGCCGCAGCCGGTGATCGACCGCGTCTCGTACTTCTACGAACACGAGAACTCGAACATCCACCGCGCCGCGCACGAACTCGCCGCGCGCGCCACCGATGCCTACGAGGGCGCGCGCGAACGCGTGCGCTTGTTTCTCAACGCGCCCGACGTGAACGAGGTGATCTTCGTGCGCGGCACCACCGAGGCGATCAACCTGGTCGCCAAGAGCTGGGGCGGCCAGCACGTGGGCGAGGGCGACGAGATCATCGTCTCGCATCTCGAGCATCACGCCAACATCGTGCCCTGGCAGCAGCTCGCCTCGGCCAGGGGCGCGACGCTGCGCGTGATCCCGGTCGACGATTCGGGCCAGGTGCTGCTCGACGAGTACCGCAAGCTGCTGAACGACCGCACGAAGATCGTCGCCGTCACGCAGGTCTCGAACGCCCTCGGCACGGTGGTGCCGGTGAAGGAGATCGTCGCGCTCGCACACCGCGCCGGCGCTCGGGCGTTGGTCGACGGCGCGCAGTCGGTCTCGCACATGCGGGTCGACGTGCAGGACATCGGCGCCGACTTTTTCGTGTTCTCCGGCCACAAGGTGTTCGGACCGACCGGCATCGGCGTGGTCTGGGGCAAGCGCGAAGTGCTGGAGGACATGCCGCCCTGGCAGGGCGGCGGCAACATGATCGCCGATGTCACTTTCGAGAAGACGGTGTTCCAGCCGATCCCGAACAAGTTCGAAGCCGGCACCGGCAACATCGCCGACGCGGTGGGCCTCGGTGCCGCGATCGACTACGTGAACCAGATCGGCATCGAGACCATCGCGCGCTACGAGCACGAGCTGCTGGTCTACGGCATGCAGCAACTGGGCGCGGTCCAAGGCGTGCGGCTGATCGGTACCGCCGCCGACAAGGCCAGCGTGATGTCCTTCGTTCTCGACGGCTACAGCACCGAGGAAGTGGGCCACGCACTCAACGACGAAGGCATCGCGGTGCGCACCGGACACCATTGCGCGCAACCGATCCTGCGCCGCTTCGGCGTCGAGACGACGGTGCGGCCGTCGCTGGCCTTCTACAACACCTTCGACGAGATCGACCGGCTGGTGGCGGTGGTGCGCCGGCTCGCGGGGCAGCGCCGCGCGGGTTGA
- a CDS encoding family 2A encapsulin nanocompartment shell protein: MTATVGGTHALGDSAARQLANATKTVPQLETISPRWLTHLLQWVPVEAGIYRLNKVKNPESIQVTCTARESENQLPRTWVDYEEQPREYFLNAVSTVLDVHTRISDLYSSPHDQIKEQLRLTIETIKENQESELINNPDYGLLSQVTDEQRIFPLTGAPTPDDLDELLTKVWKEPAFFLTHPLAIAAFGREATRRGVPPPTVSLFGSQFITWRGIPLIPSNKVPLADGKSKILLLRVGDKRQGVVGLFQPGLTGEQSPGLSVRFMGINNHAIASYLISLYCSLAVLTPDALAVLDDVEIGKYHDYPDTYK; the protein is encoded by the coding sequence ATGACAGCCACAGTCGGCGGAACGCACGCCCTCGGCGACAGCGCCGCGCGCCAGCTAGCCAATGCCACCAAGACGGTTCCCCAGCTCGAAACCATCAGTCCACGCTGGTTGACGCACCTGCTGCAGTGGGTGCCCGTGGAGGCCGGCATCTACCGCCTCAACAAGGTGAAGAATCCGGAGTCGATCCAGGTCACGTGCACCGCGCGCGAAAGCGAGAACCAGTTGCCGCGCACCTGGGTCGACTACGAGGAGCAGCCGCGCGAGTATTTCCTCAACGCCGTGAGCACCGTGCTGGACGTGCATACGCGCATCTCCGACCTCTACAGCAGTCCGCACGACCAGATCAAGGAGCAATTGCGCCTCACGATCGAGACGATCAAGGAGAACCAGGAAAGCGAGCTCATCAACAATCCGGACTACGGCCTGCTGTCGCAGGTGACGGACGAGCAGCGCATCTTCCCGCTGACCGGCGCGCCGACGCCGGACGATCTCGACGAACTCCTGACCAAGGTCTGGAAAGAGCCCGCGTTCTTCCTCACCCATCCGCTGGCCATCGCTGCCTTCGGCCGCGAAGCCACCCGCCGCGGTGTGCCGCCGCCCACCGTGAGCCTGTTCGGCTCGCAGTTCATCACCTGGCGCGGCATCCCGCTGATCCCGTCCAACAAGGTGCCGCTGGCCGATGGCAAGAGCAAGATCCTGCTGCTGCGCGTGGGCGACAAGCGCCAGGGCGTGGTCGGCCTGTTCCAGCCGGGCCTGACCGGTGAACAGAGCCCGGGGCTGTCGGTGCGCTTCATGGGAATCAACAACCACGCGATCGCCTCCTACCTGATTTCGCTGTATTGCTCGCTGGCGGTCCTGACGCCGGATGCGCTGGCCGTGCTCGACGATGTCGAGATCGGCAAGTACCACGACTACCCCGACACCTACAAGTAA
- a CDS encoding helix-turn-helix domain-containing protein yields MTGLVECFGVAVRQLRVRNGWSQGQLAERSDLDRSYVGEIERGRVIASIVTAEKLALALQLDVAALLAHCEQLAERRAGQLINLAAIAR; encoded by the coding sequence ATGACGGGACTGGTGGAATGCTTCGGCGTGGCAGTGCGCCAGCTGCGCGTGCGCAACGGCTGGTCGCAGGGCCAGTTGGCCGAACGCTCGGACCTCGATCGTTCCTACGTCGGCGAGATCGAGCGCGGGCGCGTCATCGCCTCGATCGTCACGGCCGAGAAGCTCGCGCTCGCGCTGCAGCTCGACGTGGCCGCGCTGCTCGCGCACTGCGAGCAGCTTGCCGAGCGGCGTGCCGGCCAGCTCATCAACTTGGCGGCTATAGCCCGTTGA
- the epsC gene encoding serine O-acetyltransferase EpsC, whose product MSGFDVGQWVGELRGVRNEWREAQKRQREPAGREFPSREALAGVAEQLKGVLFPMRLGPFDLRQDSEDFYVAHTLDAALHALLAQARLELHYVARHAPRPAAEIDAEAREAVRAFGAALPGIRRLLDSDVVAAYQGDPAAHSVDEVLLCYPGVLAMIYHRLAHRLYRLQLPLLARIVAELAHGQTGIDIHPGAQIGRGFFIDHGTGVVIGETAVIGQRVRIYQAVTLGAKRFPVDGHGLLQKGLPRHPVVEDEVVIYAGATILGRVTIGRGAVIGGNVWLTADVPPGASVTQAGVQNAAASGEVLSAAAQ is encoded by the coding sequence ATGAGCGGATTCGACGTCGGCCAGTGGGTCGGCGAGCTGCGCGGTGTGCGCAATGAATGGCGCGAGGCGCAGAAGCGCCAGCGCGAGCCCGCGGGCCGGGAGTTTCCGTCACGCGAGGCATTGGCCGGCGTGGCCGAGCAACTCAAGGGCGTGCTCTTTCCGATGCGCCTCGGCCCCTTCGATCTGCGCCAGGACAGCGAGGACTTCTATGTCGCGCACACGCTGGACGCTGCCTTGCATGCGCTGCTGGCGCAGGCGCGGCTGGAACTTCACTACGTGGCACGGCATGCGCCGCGCCCGGCGGCAGAGATCGATGCCGAGGCGCGCGAGGCCGTGCGCGCTTTCGGCGCAGCCTTGCCGGGCATTCGCCGGCTGCTCGACAGCGACGTCGTCGCGGCCTACCAGGGCGACCCGGCCGCGCACAGCGTCGACGAGGTGCTGTTGTGCTATCCGGGCGTGCTGGCCATGATCTACCACCGGCTTGCGCACCGGCTCTATCGATTGCAGTTGCCGCTGCTCGCGCGCATCGTGGCCGAGCTGGCCCACGGGCAGACCGGCATCGACATCCACCCCGGCGCGCAGATCGGCCGTGGCTTCTTCATCGACCATGGCACGGGCGTCGTGATCGGCGAGACCGCGGTCATCGGCCAGCGCGTGCGGATCTACCAGGCCGTGACGCTCGGTGCCAAGCGCTTCCCCGTCGACGGCCACGGCCTGCTTCAGAAAGGCCTGCCGCGCCATCCGGTCGTCGAGGACGAGGTGGTGATCTATGCCGGCGCCACGATCCTGGGCCGCGTCACGATCGGCCGCGGCGCGGTCATCGGCGGCAACGTCTGGCTGACGGCCGATGTGCCGCCCGGCGCCAGCGTCACGCAGGCCGGCGTGCAGAACGCGGCGGCGTCCGGCGAGGTGCTGTCGGCGGCTGCGCAGTGA
- a CDS encoding rhodanese-like domain-containing protein: MSSDVETLALPRALEQAQAAAAQQHLPYAGGVAPPVAWQLVQQREAVLVDVRSGEERKFVGHVPDSLHVPWATGTALTRNPRFVRELEARLARDGGKDAVVLLLCRSGKRSALAAEAATKAGFSHVFNVLEGFEGEIDAAQHRGAADGWRFHQLPWVQD, encoded by the coding sequence ATGTCATCTGACGTCGAGACCCTCGCACTCCCGCGAGCGCTGGAGCAGGCACAAGCCGCAGCGGCGCAACAGCATCTGCCCTATGCCGGCGGTGTCGCGCCTCCGGTCGCGTGGCAGCTCGTCCAACAGCGCGAAGCGGTTCTGGTCGACGTGCGCTCGGGCGAAGAGCGCAAGTTCGTGGGCCATGTGCCCGACAGCCTGCACGTGCCGTGGGCCACGGGCACGGCGCTCACGCGCAACCCCCGCTTCGTGCGCGAACTGGAAGCCAGGCTGGCCAGGGACGGTGGCAAGGACGCGGTGGTGCTGCTGCTGTGCCGCAGCGGCAAGCGTTCGGCGCTTGCGGCCGAAGCGGCGACCAAGGCCGGCTTCAGCCATGTCTTCAACGTGCTGGAAGGTTTCGAAGGCGAGATCGATGCCGCGCAGCATCGTGGTGCCGCCGACGGTTGGCGCTTCCACCAGCTGCCCTGGGTTCAGGACTGA